Sequence from the Phragmites australis chromosome 6, lpPhrAust1.1, whole genome shotgun sequence genome:
ATATGTGTTGATAACATATTGATTTTGGGACAAATCTTGATGCGATTAATTAGGTTAAGTCATATTTGTCTAAAAAAGTTTGATATGAAATATCTGGGAGATGCTGATGTgattttaaacatcaagttgaCCAGAGGTGAGAATGTGATTACACTTTCTCAATCCCATTATATGGAAAAAatcttgagccgctttggctacatGGACAACAAGATCGCTCCAACActtatgatcctagcttaatacttcaaaagaaaaaacaggATTTCTAGGGATCAATCGAGATACTTCCAGATAATCAGATCAATCATGTAACTAGATAGTGCTACAAGACTTGATATCTCATTtgttgtgagcaaattgagccagtttacttctaacccgagTGATGATCATTGGTGTGTGCTTGAGCGATTCATGTGCTACCTACTAGgtattatgaattatagacttCACTATACTGGGTACCCATAAGGactagagggttatagtgattcaaactggatatctaatattgatgagatcaaggccacaagtggatatgtattcactatTGATGGTGATGTTGTCTCATAGAGGTCTTGAAAACAAAACATATTGATGAGGTCAACCATGGAAGTAGAACTCATCACAATGTTACACGTAGCCACTGTTGAGGTAAAATGGCTGTGTGAACTCTTGATGGATTTGCTAGTGGTTGAAAAATTGGTACCGGTTATCCTTATGAAATGTGATTATTAAACGGTTATTGCTAAAGTGAACCGTTCTAATGATAACATAAaatcctcaagacatgtaaagagacGGTTGAAATCtgtcagaaaaattaagaaactcCAGAGTGATAGtgttggattatatccaaatagctaaaaACCTGACTGATTAAtctacaaagggactatcataGAATATGATAGATAATACATCGAAGGAGATGAGTATGAAACCATTGTGAGTTATActatagtggtaacccaacctatgtgatcagAGATCTCGTGAGTTAGGACCTGAGAAGAACAAGGTATTGGTTAACTGAAGAAGAGTACAATACAACCCACTCAAGtaaagatgcaatactcttGAAGTCTGTAAGGTAGGTTGGatattgccttaatgtgttatgTTAGCTTTAATTAGAGAAGATGCTATCCTATAGGGCATTCTTGAAaaaacacacctatatgagtctaACTATTGGTCATAGTCTATAAGACttgggtgatctctaataaactcatgataAGACCATGGAGTACGAATTGTATGCTCCACTCGAGGGGTAGCCTACtggcagccaagtatcagttatgactttaagtgaaacttgttgcacaaaacttgcaattcaaggcatagtccattgTCCAAGATGTAAATGAGTGTAGCTtaatgttctaggtggatgtttaACTCTAATTTGTCTCCATCAAAATACTAATATATCAAACAGTATTAAGAAAAGACAAATCTCCATGAGACTTTGAGACCTGGTGGGtgattgttagaatatatgggcttgGCCTATTATATTTgagtaattctaaataaatctcaaaagcCCAACTAAGTGGAGGTGGGTGTGTATCTTTTAGCCCTACCTTGCTAGTGGATATGGAgggagaccaacttaaaagaaaTTCTCTCTTCCACTTACTTAGTATGTGTGGATCAAAGTATTAGGAGAACACATGCGCGCGATCACCTCGCTAGGTCGTGGCTAGGGTGGAGGCAAAGGGCACGAGCGCACGGCACCTATGTGAATGGTCCGCCGAAATCGGGTCTAGTAGTTTGCGCATGTGCGGCATCCTTTtacaattttattctttttgctacatgagcaaatagataaatatattgAAATCGTGTCAGTTAAGAATCCGATCGAATCGCAATGTGTAACCGAGTCCGATTGTGGTGCATCTCAACTACAcaattctctctctatatatctgCCAGTCACTGCAACAAAGCATATATGCAATTATGGTTTTGCCTATTTTCTCTCTATACGCTGTCGcatgtagtctactccatcccgttGGGCCGGCGTGTACCGATAAACAGGAAAGCAGGTCTCAGAACTTGTCACTCTTGGGATCTTGCATTGGAAGAtggtgaataaggtttttatgaAGTGTTCAATGCGactgctcacgatctgcttCCTATACATCATCGCAATCTATTCTGTCTACTTCATCTCCGTCTATTGCATCGACATTATGGGACCTTTTCATCTCACACTGCCACCGGATACGTACACTACAATCTATTATATACCTTGTCGGAGCTTTTCAAAAGCTTGTTGAGCTTGTTGAGACCTTACGGGCTTGTCAGATCTAGTCGGAATCCTTATCGAAAAGCTAGTCAGGGCTTGTCGGAGCTAGTTGGGAAGCTAGTCAAGGCTGGTTGTTTGCATCTGTtcttgttcatattatatttaagaattaaattaaattaaatctgaaagtgtgTATTTTCTCCATAGATAAGGGGTGTCTGAAGAATGATGGGAGGAGCACGCCATGGAAGAAGGCAGCGGAGGAGGCCAAGGTCTTGCCGGAGAGGTTCCGGCTGTAGAGACATGTCACAAAGGAGCTGAATCTTGTGTATGCGTACTATGAGTTCACTAGCCTCAAGAATAGTGAGATCTTCGAATGGTTTGAGTCCCATATGAATCATTAGGAGTTAGGATTGAAGCCTGAAGGTGATTCAATGTCATGAAGACAGAAGCTATTGTAAGCCGAGTAAGTGAGCGATGCGATGTCATGCAGTTTCGCTGATTTTTTAGAAGATGAATGGATTTTGACCATGATTCGCGATAGCTGGGAAGTTAGAACAAAAACTTATGTAAGACTTCTGCTCATAGCTTATATTTTACAATGTCAACTTGTAGTTTTTGATATGATTGTATTTTCCTCGTTGTTATTACTGTTGTAGATTTCTAGAAAAAGAAGTTGCAACACAAAGATGTCTTCACACTTTAGAAACTAGAGGATGACACAATTTTTGCATAATTTGTCCTTCCTAGGCAATATTTTTCATGTTCATTCAGGTTTGCTTTGGACTGTAGATAGAtagtgttgggggaaaatagaccaacctgaggataatggttgacaaTCACTATCAAAGGTCCATTCAGAGCCTTTGATCTCCAGACCCTCAGCGGGAGGTTAGGCCCTCGGAGGCTGCAGACCCCCTCGGGCGACCTCTCTGCTACGTACGTGGTcttccgaagactcgaagctacagccAGTCCCTCCAGAGTCTTCGGCCTCcagactcagcaggaggccttatccccggaggctgcgaaccccttcgagccacctctccggtgcccatgcagccttctgaagcctaaagatgcaaccGGCCTTCGGAGATAatatcaaggaagaaaggacaccccctgcagtTGACCTGACCCGAGGTGACGGGCGATTAATGTCGGTGCAAGCGGTGCATATCTTGACACCCCTGCACGATGCAAGTCATCCAgacacccccggcagagcgGCGCTGGGTCACAATTGGCaactggctcacccctcagggggcaggcaccacaatagttaccacggtagatatttttcttctatgtagagtaaaaagtagttatccaggataagacctagtaattcggtcaggttctagatatttgtacatcgtgataacttatacactaagctacgtaccaccctataaatagggggtcatggtcatctgggagAGAAGAGGTCACAAGGGGCACACTgaacacagcacggaggagcacaatcacaaagtcttcctaTGATACTCCCCGTAGCCCGGTCCAtaattttactatcaatacatttgtggtattCCTTCctttcaaacttcatctccaagcttgagtctcctccttagaagaaactctcgccgtacttgctggggcaagacgatctcttgctccaatagtgcgccgtccgtggggattagAACACACAggtgctaaagagaggtagaaatccaccagaaaaaccaccaacgcgCTAGCCGTCATATCCACTGTTGCAGCCATGCAACCGTATGCGTGGCTGTCTCAACCGTGCACACTACGTATACCCTTCAACCCTGCTACCTTATGGGATAGTGTTCCTCCGGCATTGACTGAcctagaaccttgggtcggtacgaAAACTCCAGATGGAACGgagcccttccagcctctgcatggcgAAGACCTTGCTGCACCAGAAGAGGTCGCGACCAAGGAGGCtgctttccagtggttctgggcagTCAAACCCCAAAATGTTCCCGCCTAGACTTGATCCCAAGATATCCCCTTTGACAGCACCTGGGAtgccccgagcgagccaacaccTTCAGagaatctgtccacccagcgtcctccttgggcccctccgATGAAAGAAGATTCCGAGGAGGCGCAAGGCTCCGGAGTGCGCAGACCCCGCTAGCGCCCCCGACGCAGCCCTCGTGACACCAACCGCgtgcagggaaccccaagtccaccttaTCGAGGGAGGCGTAGTCGGAGCCACTCCGGCTCCGAAAACCAGTTCACCAGACGAAACTTGACGATCTCCCtaaaggaaaggaggccctggggaaaccacgaACTCTGGGGCACGCGGTCCCCGGCAGCGATctcaacgtcaaccacaagctccggtaTCCCCGGAGGCATATGAGTCTatcctgcatggaccagggcgcggccacaacaccaacgactaccGAACCCTCACGACCCTCACGACCTTACcggagccaggcaacggctaagggccgaggagggtcgaggaccatctctTCCGGCCTTGCCGTAGGCTttgaggccttcaagcctcataatagaggccttattctgacAAAGGTACGTccactattacctatagatagtttaccTAGCTAGTCATCTTTCGTACAATACTATCAAAATATATTGGAGGCCTCCGACCTTACTgttagaagtttttacaacagatagccattaggtagaaatggtaaatctagattacgtCCCTATTTAGCAGTAAGcggtagaacttaagttacatcttcatttgataTAAGTTATGAATAGTCTTCTGACCTAGCTATATCTTacactgcaattagctgcttatttgccaacagtagactacaaaacttaactagtataTAACCATGTAAAAACCCACGTACCGCAGACGCATCATGCATatgtcacctagaaggcaagactgcctaggttttcgCGGAGAGAAGAGGTCACAAGGggcacgctcaacacagcacgaaggagcataatcacaaagtcttcctaTGATACTCTCCTAGtccggtccatatttttactatcaatacatttgtggtgttccttcctctcaaacttcgtctccaaacttgagtcttctcattagaagaaactctcgttgtacttgctggggcaagatgatctcttgcccGCAACAGATAGATTGGCATCATATGTTATAGACTTATAGTGTCTGAATCTATAGTCTGATTTGACTAACTGGAAGTGTAGAACATATTAAAGACCTCTATATGTAGGACATCTTGTATTTCAATGGATATATTTACTAGAAAGACCCAGCTTACTCAGCCACTACTCAAAAGAGCACtttctctagatttttttcCTGAGCAGGAAACCAGATGTTGCTTGGTTCTACTAAAGAGTATAATGTAAGAAACGACCATACTTTGTAACCTGGAATACTATCCTGCATATAAATGCATTCGCTCATTTCATTTTTAAGCTATCAATCATTACATTAATCTGCAAAATGCATCAAGTCCTTCATCAAAAGTTATGTGGGTAATCTGTGATGAAATAACTTTGGCACCGAATCATTCTCATGTAACTTGACTCATGGAATAGTTAGCCCTCGTGCAACCTGAACAAGTGAACACTCTTATCCCGTGTAACTTGGTTCTACTAAAGAGTATAATTTATTCCCCAACTTGCATGATCTTTGTAGTGTTAAAAACTATCCAGCAAATTGGACAGATGCAGATTAATATCTGTGAAGAAAGTTAAGTGACCATAATATTGTTGACTTGTTAAATGTACAACAAATGCTATCTTAAGAAACGAAGTTGACTgtttcaatgttttttttttctcgaacacgcaggagagctgtacgtcattgtattaagaagaaagAGTGACACAGTTTATAAGGGAAACTAGGTCTGAAAACCTTAACAAGCACTGCAATACAACCGGCGGAGCCTAGCTCACGCGcaagacaaagaagaaatgaagaaaCCCCGAACCCCCAATAACAATCGAACAACGTAAGTACAGAAAGTAGCTACAACCCGACAACCACACAACAGACAACATCCACACCAAACAACGCTACACCACAAGCAACTATACCATGCTAGCACCTTGACCAGGACAGCCCGGCAACTCAATATACAGAGCCCTGCTCCCACACGTGACTACCCGACTCGGTTGGTGGCTCCCATGCCAAACCGTAAGTCCAAAGAGGGGTCCTGAGATGTCAGAGTATAGCCACTGCCATGAAGCATCGAAGGTGATGGTAGCCCTCACCGACTAGGAGAACGAAGAGGTCGGATTAACAATGGAGGATTGTGTGCCCCATAAGGAGTGTCGCCAATTGTAGCATCAGATAGTAGAGGGATTCTCCGAAACGAAGCCTTTAGGATGGTAGCGGTGAATGAACCGCCGTCGCTCGTTCGGAAAGCCGAATAGGGTTTTGACCAAGAGAGATCCCAAGGGGAAGCTTCGTCACAGCGCCTCCAGGGAGGTTATGACACCAGCGGGTGTCACCATCATCTACAAGGCATGGAGCCTATTAGGGCTTTCGCCCTTAGGTCCCCTTACCACGGCACAATCCCTAAAGCTAGAGGCTCGACAGATCAACCAGACCAAAGCTCAACTAGCAGCACTACAGCACATAGCATCCACAAAAAAGAGACGACTAGGGGTGAAGCCCCGGCCCGCAGCAACGAACAACATGACCGCTAGGGTAGCATCAATGTCGTCTTCAACAGCGGTCGACCACCGCAAGGAGCTGTGGAGGCCAGCACCCCCTATGAGAGATAGTTGAATGATGTAGGGGCCACAGAAGGCCATCAGCCAGCCAAAGTAGCATGGACAGCCACCACACATGTGGTGCAGCAGCATGGTCGACCAATGGCCTGACCGGGGCTGTCGACAGAGGCAGCCCAGACAGCTCACGCCCAAAGCCCTGCTGGAGCCAGAGCCAGACGGCGAGAGGCAAGCAGGCACACAGGCACGACACCGCACGGGATCCGACCGGGAAGCGGTAGATATGGCGGTCTACAGCGCAGATCTGGCAAGAGCATGCCTCCACGTCAGCGGATCCGGCCGGAGCAAGCCTCTACGCCGGTGGGACGGGCCAGAGCAGCACACAACAGGGGCAGGGGGAGGGAAGGGGAGATGGGAAGGGGGAACAGAGGGGGAGAAGGAGGGAAGGGGGTGACCATCGTCACCGGCCAGCCATGGCAGCGGTGGCCTCGCCGGATCTGGGCAGGGGCTAGAGCAGCGGTGTTAGGGGGCCGAGTCGCCTCACGAGCTAGACGGCTCGGGGTCAAGGACCAATTCACACGGCAACTGACTGATTCAATGCTGATTCAGGCATTGAGTACTTTCGCCCAGGAATTAGTTGTATCAGAAATAGTCTGGCTCAATTTGGGGCATCTTTGTAATTTGTTGATTTCAAGGTATCATAATGCCTGGTTTTTAAGGCAGTACCATCTATTGTTAAGAGTCAGAGCTCATACTGCAATTACGACTGAATTTGGGACAGGTTTGAATCAACATTCTATGAGTAAATTAACACTTCAGATTTCATCTCACATCCAACTTTCTGAAAACCGCTGAAGTGATAGCTCGAACTCATATCATAGTCCATGGATTAAAGTGCTATTTATTGTTTATTTAAAAGAGCATAGTATTCATCCATTGTTTTAtctcaatgtttttttttctatggacTGGTTGTTGGATGATTTACCCAAGAATACAgtttgtttttttatcagaTCACTACAGGAAACATGTAGGCTTCTAGCCCTTTTTTGGTTGAAGGGCAAGATTTTAAAGTCTTTCTCTATGGAGTTTATAATAGTGAATTTTTGTAGCTAATTCTGTCTGTGTAAAGACAACAAAACAGTCGGCAGTCATGAACATCTAATATTAAGAAACTGGAGTAGGACTGTTCGTCTTTTCAAATTTACTTGCCCTGTTACGCTGTCCTGAGTACAGTATACTCCGCTATGGGAAAAAGTTGCAATTCAAGCCCAGCAACAGGAAAGACGGAAAGAGTTTACGACATCCAGCATATCTTAGACAGTGATATTACATTAGAAACCAACAAATTACAAGAAATTCATCAATATGTATAAAGTGATTTTACATAACAAACcaacaaaatacaaggaattcatcAACATATCTTGGACAGTGATATTACATGACAAACCAACAAAATATCAAGGGGAAGAAATGAACGATAGCATCAATCGAGAAAAATACAATTCAGGCAGGAGACATCCAGGACTAGTAGTGGTATTCATTTGCCTTCTTGAAGATCCCAGCCTGGGCAGAAGCGGCACTTTCAGAGGTCACGGCCACAATAATGCAGTCCTTCACCTGCTGGGTGGTAAAAGGAAACTTCTTGTTCACAATGGAGTTGAGGTATGCAGCTGCTCCCTCACGCAGGAGGGCACCGACACCATCAGTTCTGGTGTTTGAGAGTGCATCATGCAGATTCTCAAGCTTCTTGCCAACGATCATACTGCAAGCAGCACCGAATGTATTGCCAATGTTGCCGAGGGACCCAACGACTGCAACGATCATGTCTGGGTGTTTCTTCCAGTAGCTGCAATTTAGGCCAAAACAAGACCATTTTAGAATCTTCGCTTCATGATATTTGATAACTATGTTGTGTACTCATAGTGTCTCTTACTCGCAGGATCCAGTGAATCCGTGCTTTGGAATTTCAGGGAACCCATGGGAAGGTGTACTTGGCGAAGTGCCGTAAGATGGTGTTGGCGTAGTGCCGTAAGATGGTGTTGGCG
This genomic interval carries:
- the LOC133920637 gene encoding protodermal factor 1-like — its product is MSSKVLLVSAVLAGLVALSSCRSLGELSEQKTYSSAPHYGGSPTPTYGSGGGYKPTPTPTYGTTPTPSYGTTPTPSYGTTPTPSYGTSPSTPSHGFPEIPKHGFTGSCDYWKKHPDMIVAVVGSLGNIGNTFGAACSMIVGKKLENLHDALSNTRTDGVGALLREGAAAYLNSIVNKKFPFTTQQVKDCIIVAVTSESAASAQAGIFKKANEYHY